DNA sequence from the Prolixibacter sp. SD074 genome:
CAAAACCACCGAATACGGCTTCCGTCGAACAGCTTCGGTCAGCTGTCCACCTTCGTCGTACCCCACATATCCGGGAGGAGAGCCAATCAATCGTGTTACCGAAAATTTCTCCTGGTATTCCGACATATCGATTCGCGTCATCATGTTCTCGTCATCGAAAAGATATTCAGCCAGCGCCTTCGCCAGTTCAGTTTTTCCCACACCTGTTGTTCCCAGAAAAATGAATGAACCAATCGGCCGTTTTTCATCCTGTAAGCCTGCACGCGAGCGACGAACTGCGTCAGCCACAGCTGCAATCGCCTCATCCTGGCCAACCACCCGCTTGTGCAACTCATCTTCCAGGTACAAAAGTTTTTCCCGCTCACTTTGCATCATCCGGGAAACCGGTATTCCGGTCCAGCGGGCTACAACTTCGGCAATATCCTCTACTCCCACTTCTTCTTTTATCATAGAGGATTCGCCCTGAAGTTTAGCCAATTCGGTCTGCAAACGCTGGATTTCTTCTTCGGCACCTTTGATTTTGCCATAGCGGATTTCAGCCACGCGACCATAATCGCCTTGCCGCTCAGCCTGTTCCGCCTCCAGCTTCATCTCTTCTATTTCGGACTTATGCTTTTGAACCGCATCAATCACATCCTTCTCGGCTTGCCATGAAGCACGATATTTCGTCTGTTCTGCCTTCAGGTTGGCAATCTCCTCATCGAGGTTAGCCAGCTTACGGGTATCGTTTTCCCGTCGAATGGCAGCCCGCTCAATCTCCAGTTGTTTCAGCTTCCGTTCGATTTCGTCCAGTTCTTCCGGAAGAGAATCCATCTCCATCCGCAATTTGGCGGCTGCTTCATCCATCAGGTCGATAGCTTTGTCAGGCAAAAACCGCTCGGTGATGTACCGTTGTGAAAGTTCCACTGCCGCTATAATGGCATCGTCCTTAATCCTTACCTTGTGGTGACCTTCGTAACGCTCTTTCAATCCACGAAGGATGGAAATGGCGCTCAACGTATCCGGCTCGTTCACCATCACAATTTGGAAACGGCGCTCCAGCGCTTTGTCTTTTTCGAAGTATTTCTGGTATTCGTTCAAGGTAGTCGCACCAACCGCACGCAAATCACCCCGGGCCAGTGCAGGCTTCAGGATGTTGGCAGCATCCATCGCACCTTCGCCTTTACCGGCGCCCACCAACGTATGAATCTCGTCGATGAAAAGAATGATCTCGCCACTGGCCTTCACCACCTCATTCACCACTGCTTTTAACCGTTCCTCAAACTCGCCCTTATATTTGGCGCCAGCCACTAGCGCGCCCATATCGAGCGAGAAAATTTGCTTAGTCTTCAGGTTTTCCGGTACATCGCCCCGAACGATACGGTGAGCCAAACCTTCGGCAATCGCTGTTTTTCCCGTTCCTGGTTCGCCAATCAATATCGGGTTGTTCTTAGTCCGGCGGGACAAAATCTGCAAAATCCGTCGAATTTCTTCATCACGGCCAATAACCGGGTCGAGTTTTCCCGAACGGGCGCGTTCATTCAAATTGATAGCAAACCGGTTGAGCGAATTAAATGTATCCTCCGCGGTTTGACTGTCAACCTTTGAGCCTTTGCGCAAGTCGGCTATGGCAGCTTCCAATTCCTTTTTGGAGATTCCACTGTCCTTCATCATCTTGCTCACCTGATCGCCCGCATCGAGTAAACCGAGCAACAAGTGCTCGACCGAGACAAACTGGTCGCCCATCTTTTGAGAATACCCTGTCGCTTTTTGAACGACCGTATTCGCTGCCGGCGACAAATAAGGTTCACCGCCTGATACTTTCGGGTAGCCAGCGACAATCTGGTCTAATGCTTGCTGCAAAACCGAACCATTGACCCCCAGTTTTTTCAAAAGAAAACCAGTGACATTTTCAGCTTTGCTGAACAAACCTTTAAACAGGTGTCCGGTATCAATTACCTGTTGGTTGTTTCCCTGTGCCACCTGAATGGCATGCTGCACAACCTCCTGCGCTTTAATGGTAAAATTGTTAAAATTCATGTCGGTATTTTTAATTTTTTCGTTGATAAAAATCGGAGTCATCCCGACCAATTAACGGAGACACCAGATTTCATCGACTTCTTGTTTCTTTCTCTTTTTCTCCACACGAATAGCAAACTTATTGCCAATTGCAAATAACAGACATTTTGTCTACAACAATCTGTTTATCAGGAATTTTTGACATGTAAATCATTGAAAAATGATGAAAATATGTCAGCCAATTCACCCATTATCCAATCATTTTCCTCCGATAATCGCCCTAGGTTATTTATCATAATATAAGCGTTTATCCGCAACCGTTCACAGAAGGTTTCATATGCGAACACTACACCCTGATCATTCGTCCCTACAAAATAAGATAAATAAGTGCCATCGGTAATCCTAACAAAGAATAGGTTACCAACATTGGGTCGACAGCCGTTTGAGGTGCCGAAATAAGGAACGACGTGGTTGCACCTTTCGAGGCACCGTTACGGTAAAATGAAATTCCGGCAGGAACCACACCGCAGGAACAAAGTGGCAAAGGAATTCCCAATAAGGTTGCATTCATTACCGATAACGTATTCTTTCTCCCAAGATATCGGCTAACGCGTTCCTTTGGAATAAGAACATGAAGAATGCCGCCAAAAAGAAACCCAATGAGCAGATAAATGGCCATTTCATTGAGTAATTGCCAAAGTTCATTCATATTTTGCATTATTTTATTTAGATTTATTCTATGTAAATAGAATAATTTCACTTCGAGTCATTCAAACTTTATTAACACAACTTAAAGACAAAAAAAAATGGAAAACCTGAACAACTACACCCCTGCAGCGTGGGTGCTTATCCAATCATGGGGACTTAGACTGGTTTATGCTGTCATTATTCTGATTATCGGACTTTGGATCATCAAAAGATTAGACAAGTTGATACGAAAAACCATGACGAAGAGGGAGTTTGATCCTTCTCTGTCATCCTTTCTAATCAGCTTACTTGATATTTCCTTAAAAGTTCTTCTAGTTATTACCGTTGCAAGTATGCTGGGTATCCAGATGACTTCCTTTATTGCCATTCTGGCTGCTGCAGGCCTTGCCGTTGGTTTGGCCCTGTCGGGAACATTGCAAAACTTTGCCGGTAGTGTCATCATCCTCATTTTTAAACCATTTAAAGTCGGCGATTTCATCGAGGCCCAGGGACATATGGGAACGGTAAAAGAGATTCAGATATTCAATACAATTCTGAACACTCCCGACAACAAACGGGTGATTATTCCCAACGGAGGCCTGGCAACCGGCAGTATGACCAATTATTCGGCTTTGCCAACCCGCCGTGTCGATATGAAATTTGGAATTGGTTATTCGGATGACATCGACAAAGCCCGCGATATCCTGAAAAGGTTACTGGAAGAAGACGAGCGGGTACTCAAAGATCCGGCTCCTTTTGTAGCAGTACATGAATTGGGCGATAGTTCCGTGAATTTTGTCGTCAGGCCCTGGGTAGAAGCTGCAAATTACTGGGGAGTATATTTTGATTTGACCGAAAAAGTTAAAAAATCATTTGATGTAGAAGGTATTTCCATTCCATTTCCACAAAGGGATGTACACCTTTTCAATGAAAAATAATGGCTAACCAAACGAATATTAACAACATGCTAAAAAAATTATCTTTCCTCATTGTCATCTTAACGGAAACGTTTGCGCTTCATGCGCAAACGCCGTCTGACACAACAAAATATTGGAGCATCAACGGAAACGGTTCGCTCAATTTTTCACAGGTTACGCTGACCAATTGGGCTGAAGGCGGAGACGGTTCGGTTTCAGGAACCTTTCTTTTTAACATCAATGCCAATAAAAAGAAGAACAATCATGCCTGGGACAATTCCTTTAATATGCAGTACGGCTTTGTTAAAAACAACAACGAGAACCTGCGCAAAAGCGTCGATAAATTAAGCTTTTCTTCCAAGTATGGCTATAAAATCGACGGCAAATGGTACCTGTCAGCCCTGTACGATTTCAGAACCCAATTGGCCAAGGGATATAATTACCCAAACAAGACTACTTACATTTCCAACTTCATGGCTCCAGGTTACATGAATTTTGCTCTGGGTTTTGATTACAAGCCCAACAAGAGTATTTCAGCATTAATTTCACCAGTTAGTACAAAATTCACATTTCTAGTGGATGATTCACTGTCAATGGCCGGGGCATTTGGCGTCAATCCGGGTGACAAATTCAGGGCCGAATTTGGTGCCTATGCCAAATTTTCCTACACCCAGACCGATTTACTGAAGAATGTTGATTTGGAAACGAAACTCGACCTCTTCTCCAATTATCTGGATAAACCACAAAACATTGATGTAAACTGGGATATTCGTTTTAATATGCAAATCAATAAATTCCTGGCAGCCAACTTTGGTGCCACATTAAAATATGACGATAACATCAAATATGTCGATTCCAGCGGAGTGGAACATGGCCCCAGAGTTCAGTTAAAACAGTTCCTCGGTATCGGTTTGACCTACAATTTTTAAATGCAGCCTGAATTTTCTGCTCAAACTCTCGAAATAGGTTTTCAATCGAATAATGGTTTTTTGTGGTTAAACTTTGTATCTTAAGCGAAGTACAATAACCAGCAAAGCTATCATTATGACAGATCTATCGACGAAATACATGGGACTTTCTCTGAAGAATCCCATTATAATTGCCAGCTCAGGGCTTACCGATTCAGTTGAAAAAATAAAAGAACTGGAAGCCAACGGAGCGGCTGCCGTTGTTTTAAAATCACTATTCGAAGAGGAAATTATTCTCGAAATGAAGGAAACCGAGCACCGAATGACTGGCCGGCCTTTCCTTTTTCCCGAAACGCTCGATTTTACCGAAGAGGAGCTGTACGAAGATTCCGTCCGGAAATATATTCGACTAATTAAAGAAGCGAAAGAAGCGGTTCAAATTCCGGTTATCGCTTCCATCAATTGTGTCTCCAGCCAAAAATGGATGTACCTCGCGAAGGAAATCCAGGAAGCTGGTGCCGATGGCCTCGAGTTAAACCTATTCTTCCTCCCGTCGGATGACGACCGGGAACAACTGGACAACCTGGTCATTACCGATGCGATTATTCACCAAGTAAAAGAAATTGTTACTCTCCCGGTTTCCCTGAAAATAGGATATTATTGCTCGAACCTGGCATCATACATAAGTCGTATTTCAAAAGCTGGCATTCAGGGAATTGTCCTATTTAACCGATCGTGGATGCCTGACATTGACACTGAAAACCTGACCGTTACTTCGGGACCGATTTTG
Encoded proteins:
- a CDS encoding DUF3078 domain-containing protein, with the translated sequence MLKKLSFLIVILTETFALHAQTPSDTTKYWSINGNGSLNFSQVTLTNWAEGGDGSVSGTFLFNINANKKKNNHAWDNSFNMQYGFVKNNNENLRKSVDKLSFSSKYGYKIDGKWYLSALYDFRTQLAKGYNYPNKTTYISNFMAPGYMNFALGFDYKPNKSISALISPVSTKFTFLVDDSLSMAGAFGVNPGDKFRAEFGAYAKFSYTQTDLLKNVDLETKLDLFSNYLDKPQNIDVNWDIRFNMQINKFLAANFGATLKYDDNIKYVDSSGVEHGPRVQLKQFLGIGLTYNF
- a CDS encoding mechanosensitive ion channel family protein gives rise to the protein MENLNNYTPAAWVLIQSWGLRLVYAVIILIIGLWIIKRLDKLIRKTMTKREFDPSLSSFLISLLDISLKVLLVITVASMLGIQMTSFIAILAAAGLAVGLALSGTLQNFAGSVIILIFKPFKVGDFIEAQGHMGTVKEIQIFNTILNTPDNKRVIIPNGGLATGSMTNYSALPTRRVDMKFGIGYSDDIDKARDILKRLLEEDERVLKDPAPFVAVHELGDSSVNFVVRPWVEAANYWGVYFDLTEKVKKSFDVEGISIPFPQRDVHLFNEK
- a CDS encoding dihydroorotate dehydrogenase-like protein, with the protein product MTDLSTKYMGLSLKNPIIIASSGLTDSVEKIKELEANGAAAVVLKSLFEEEIILEMKETEHRMTGRPFLFPETLDFTEEELYEDSVRKYIRLIKEAKEAVQIPVIASINCVSSQKWMYLAKEIQEAGADGLELNLFFLPSDDDREQLDNLVITDAIIHQVKEIVTLPVSLKIGYYCSNLASYISRISKAGIQGIVLFNRSWMPDIDTENLTVTSGPILSSPGDYSQPLRWISLMSGKVKCDLAASTGIHTGDAIVKQLLAGAKAVEIASVIYKHGPKHIKVLLEELKKWMAEKDFEAIDDFTGLLKHSSAGNPAAWERVQFMKNFSQFVS
- the clpB gene encoding ATP-dependent chaperone ClpB, yielding MNFNNFTIKAQEVVQHAIQVAQGNNQQVIDTGHLFKGLFSKAENVTGFLLKKLGVNGSVLQQALDQIVAGYPKVSGGEPYLSPAANTVVQKATGYSQKMGDQFVSVEHLLLGLLDAGDQVSKMMKDSGISKKELEAAIADLRKGSKVDSQTAEDTFNSLNRFAINLNERARSGKLDPVIGRDEEIRRILQILSRRTKNNPILIGEPGTGKTAIAEGLAHRIVRGDVPENLKTKQIFSLDMGALVAGAKYKGEFEERLKAVVNEVVKASGEIILFIDEIHTLVGAGKGEGAMDAANILKPALARGDLRAVGATTLNEYQKYFEKDKALERRFQIVMVNEPDTLSAISILRGLKERYEGHHKVRIKDDAIIAAVELSQRYITERFLPDKAIDLMDEAAAKLRMEMDSLPEELDEIERKLKQLEIERAAIRRENDTRKLANLDEEIANLKAEQTKYRASWQAEKDVIDAVQKHKSEIEEMKLEAEQAERQGDYGRVAEIRYGKIKGAEEEIQRLQTELAKLQGESSMIKEEVGVEDIAEVVARWTGIPVSRMMQSEREKLLYLEDELHKRVVGQDEAIAAVADAVRRSRAGLQDEKRPIGSFIFLGTTGVGKTELAKALAEYLFDDENMMTRIDMSEYQEKFSVTRLIGSPPGYVGYDEGGQLTEAVRRKPYSVVLFDEIEKAHPDVFNVLLQVLDDGRLTDNKGRLVNFKNTIIIMTSNIGSHIIQERFENLKDENREEVLEQTRFEMLNLLRKSIRPEFLNRIDETIVFTPLNHEEIKEIVRLQFNLIAERLKKSNHEISISEAAVDWVAASGFDPQFGARPIKRTLQRFVLNDLSKQLLAGTIAEDKPIMVDVENNTLVFMN
- a CDS encoding permease, which gives rise to MNELWQLLNEMAIYLLIGFLFGGILHVLIPKERVSRYLGRKNTLSVMNATLLGIPLPLCSCGVVPAGISFYRNGASKGATTSFLISAPQTAVDPMLVTYSLLGLPMALIYLIL